From a single Vibrio toranzoniae genomic region:
- a CDS encoding beta-ketoacyl synthase N-terminal-like domain-containing protein, producing MSSQSKPSQYKYQAQAQAQNKQQVKCNKIAIVGIANQYPEADTPKDFWQNLLDKKDSRTTLSAEKLGAKPESYQGVQGESDRFYCDKGGYIENFNFDSNGYRLTAESFNGVDQSFLWALDTSRKALVDAGIDLNADILERTGVIMGALSFPTTRSNDLFLPMYHSVVEKALQAKLSNDQFSLLPTNETAQDLNPINGAAAHNASKLVADALGLGNVQLSLDAACASSVYSLKLACDYLNTGKADMMLAGAVSGADPFFINMGFSIFHAYPDHGVSVPFDSNSKGLFAGEGAGVLVLKRLADAERDGDNIYAVVSGIGLSNDGRGQFVLSPNSKGQVQAFERAYEASNLTPDSIEVIECHATGTPLGDKVELTSMERFFADKLNGSNPPLIGSAKSNLGHLLTAAGMPGIMKMIFAMKEGVLPPSINLDTPLSSPEGLFGSQTLPKHVQSWPDKAENSERCAGVSVFGFGGCNAHLLLEAYSETSRPRFQASESYRAQAEPRTLKITGLASHFGSFQSVNEFYQAIKTNDNAFIELPKKRWKGLDKHPELLNKFGLLGVPFGAYIDQFDLDFLRFKVPPNEDDRLISQQLLLMKVADEAIKDAKLVVGQKVAVLVAMETELEMHQFRGRVNLHSQLADSFANMGIELTHDEYQALETIAMDSVMDAAKLNQYTSFIGNIMASRISSLWDFNGPAFTISAAEQSVARCIDVAQNLMSQESMDAVVIAAVDLSGSAEHVILKNSVSPVSLAPKFGQPQDGSWNVGEGAGAIVLVEEGRVASNQDTAYGSINALAFGSSEHNNAVTDELLTQVGMSSNDVSLLELNHAPESSSHQSSPLSLGNTKTTQASQRVGHCSAASGMASLLHGLLNLNLAPLNPNVSSKSAIVANISEGQCSQLLLSQSNVESHSLSVRLSNELASDAKRQLVKQVTLGGRDIYQHIAQTPVTNLATIQQKASGKQAARVASIPTTASIQAALAQKELEKKARTQNAVEQVIETPTSVSPTLAPTRHSQLTGNHSNMTHVLSAKNGESQIDAASQQPQSLNQCQVSQNQAFAQNQQAAQQVHKAFLHTRAQGIQMADALLKAQLNAVTSGLDSSAASQQTNGQQTAAQTVQAQPTQVQEAPVNVLATPAPVKPIRKPCIWDYDDLVEYAEGDIANVFGPDYAIIDSYARRVRLPTTDYLLVSRVTKLNATVNEYKPSTMTTEYDIPVDAPYLVDGQIPWAVAVESGQCDLMLISYLGIDFENKGERVYRLLDCTLTFLGDLPRGGDTLRYDISINSFARNGDTLLFFFSYECFVGDKMILKMDNGCAGFFTDEELADGKGVIHTEDEIKARKLATKQRFDPMLHCPKTQFNHQELRHLLTANIAECFGPTHQSDRHQPSLCFSSEKFMMIEKVSRVEPQGGTWGLGLIEGHKQLEPEHWYFPCHFKDDSVMAGSLMAEGCGQLLQFFMMHLGMHTLVQNGRFQPLENAPQQVRCRGQVLPQSAELTYRMEVTEIGLSPRPYAKANIDILLNGKVIVDFQNLGVMIKEDDECTRYLPSLETAVATPAIESLDHKSLGHTPAVNQQASANAPLMAQIEDLETAPNKGVVPLQHVEAPVTPDYPNRTPDTVPFTPYHMFEFATGDIEKCFGPDFSIYRGMIPPRTPCGDLQLTTRVVEIDGKRGDFKKPSSCIAEYEVPENAWYFDENSHQTLMPYSVLMEISLQPNGFISGYMGTTLGFPGEELFFRNLDGSGKMLRNVDLRGKTITNDSRLLSTVMMGTNIVQSFSFELSTDGVPFYQGTAVFGYFKGAALKDQLGLDNGKVTHPWHVDNNRTPDVRINLLDKTTRYFNAPVSSTGEVQEHYKLAGGRLNFIDTVQITSDGGKDGLGYLYAERTIDPSDWFFQFHFHQDPVMPGSLGVEAIIELMQTYALNKDLGAGFRNPKFGQIQSEVKWKYRGQINPLNKQMSLDVHITAIKDKDGKRIIVGDANLSKDGLRIYEVKDIAICIEEAPASDKACGIKKA from the coding sequence ATGAGTTCTCAATCGAAACCATCTCAATATAAATATCAGGCTCAAGCTCAAGCTCAGAATAAGCAGCAAGTGAAGTGCAATAAGATCGCGATTGTTGGTATTGCTAACCAATATCCAGAAGCTGATACGCCAAAAGATTTTTGGCAAAACTTGCTAGATAAAAAAGATTCTCGAACAACATTAAGCGCTGAAAAGTTAGGTGCTAAACCTGAAAGCTATCAAGGCGTGCAAGGTGAGTCAGATCGCTTTTACTGTGATAAAGGCGGCTACATCGAAAACTTCAATTTCGACAGTAATGGCTACCGCTTAACAGCAGAATCGTTCAACGGTGTTGACCAGAGTTTCCTATGGGCTTTGGATACCAGTCGCAAAGCGTTAGTCGACGCAGGCATTGATCTGAATGCCGATATTTTAGAGCGCACAGGCGTGATCATGGGTGCCCTTTCGTTCCCAACCACACGTTCAAACGACTTGTTTCTGCCGATGTATCACTCGGTGGTCGAGAAAGCACTACAAGCTAAATTGTCTAATGACCAGTTTTCACTGCTGCCAACCAATGAAACCGCGCAAGACCTCAACCCGATAAACGGTGCGGCAGCACACAACGCCTCGAAATTAGTGGCTGATGCATTGGGTTTAGGCAACGTGCAACTTAGCCTAGATGCCGCATGTGCAAGCTCAGTGTATTCATTGAAGTTAGCGTGTGATTACTTGAACACGGGCAAAGCCGACATGATGTTGGCGGGCGCGGTATCCGGTGCTGACCCATTCTTCATCAACATGGGTTTCTCAATCTTCCACGCTTACCCAGACCACGGTGTGTCGGTTCCGTTTGATAGCAACAGTAAAGGTTTGTTTGCTGGCGAAGGTGCTGGTGTTTTAGTCCTAAAACGCTTAGCTGATGCAGAGCGTGATGGCGACAACATTTACGCAGTCGTCAGCGGTATTGGCTTGTCGAACGATGGCCGTGGCCAGTTCGTATTAAGCCCAAACAGCAAAGGACAAGTACAAGCCTTTGAACGCGCTTACGAGGCATCAAACCTAACACCAGACAGCATTGAAGTGATTGAGTGTCACGCAACCGGCACGCCATTAGGTGACAAGGTTGAGTTAACCTCAATGGAGCGTTTCTTTGCTGACAAATTGAATGGTTCTAACCCGCCATTGATTGGCTCTGCGAAGTCAAACCTTGGTCACTTACTGACTGCGGCAGGTATGCCGGGGATCATGAAGATGATCTTTGCAATGAAAGAAGGCGTGCTTCCACCAAGCATTAACCTTGATACTCCGTTATCCTCTCCCGAGGGTCTTTTTGGTAGTCAAACTTTACCAAAACACGTTCAGTCTTGGCCTGATAAAGCGGAGAACTCTGAACGTTGTGCTGGCGTTTCAGTCTTCGGCTTTGGTGGTTGTAATGCTCACCTGTTGTTAGAAGCATATTCCGAAACAAGCAGACCAAGGTTTCAGGCTTCAGAATCATATCGAGCACAAGCCGAACCAAGAACGCTTAAGATCACCGGTCTGGCTTCGCATTTTGGTTCATTTCAAAGCGTAAATGAGTTCTATCAGGCGATAAAAACGAATGACAACGCGTTTATTGAACTGCCAAAAAAACGCTGGAAAGGGTTGGATAAGCATCCTGAATTGCTGAATAAATTTGGCTTGCTCGGCGTTCCTTTTGGGGCGTACATTGATCAGTTTGACCTTGATTTCTTGCGATTTAAAGTGCCACCAAATGAAGATGACCGTTTGATCTCTCAGCAGTTGCTACTGATGAAAGTTGCAGACGAAGCCATCAAGGATGCCAAGCTTGTTGTTGGTCAAAAAGTTGCTGTACTCGTCGCAATGGAAACTGAGCTTGAGATGCACCAATTCCGTGGACGCGTAAACCTACACAGCCAACTGGCTGACAGCTTTGCCAACATGGGTATTGAGCTAACACATGACGAATACCAAGCGCTAGAAACCATCGCAATGGATAGTGTGATGGACGCAGCCAAGCTGAACCAATACACCAGTTTCATTGGCAACATCATGGCTTCGCGTATCTCTTCACTGTGGGACTTTAACGGCCCAGCGTTTACGATTTCAGCCGCGGAACAGTCGGTTGCTCGTTGTATCGATGTTGCGCAAAACCTAATGTCGCAAGAATCTATGGACGCAGTCGTAATTGCAGCCGTAGATCTAAGTGGCAGCGCCGAACATGTGATTCTGAAGAACAGTGTGAGCCCAGTGTCACTTGCTCCTAAATTCGGACAGCCGCAAGACGGCAGTTGGAATGTCGGCGAAGGCGCGGGGGCAATCGTTCTTGTTGAAGAAGGTCGAGTAGCGAGCAACCAAGACACGGCTTACGGCAGCATCAACGCATTGGCCTTTGGTTCAAGTGAGCATAACAACGCCGTTACCGATGAATTACTGACTCAAGTCGGTATGAGCTCGAACGATGTTTCTCTGCTTGAGCTTAACCATGCACCTGAGTCTTCATCACATCAGTCTTCGCCTCTCAGCCTAGGGAACACAAAGACGACTCAAGCGAGCCAACGTGTTGGTCACTGCTCTGCAGCTTCTGGCATGGCTAGCCTGTTACACGGTCTGCTCAACCTGAACCTTGCCCCTCTTAATCCGAATGTCAGCTCTAAGAGTGCAATTGTTGCCAACATCAGCGAAGGACAATGTTCACAGCTGTTACTAAGCCAATCGAATGTTGAATCTCACTCACTATCGGTTCGTTTAAGTAATGAATTGGCAAGTGATGCTAAGCGTCAATTGGTTAAGCAAGTCACTCTAGGTGGTCGCGATATTTATCAACATATTGCCCAAACCCCAGTGACTAACTTGGCAACGATTCAACAGAAAGCTTCTGGTAAACAAGCAGCAAGAGTGGCGTCGATTCCAACGACAGCAAGCATTCAAGCAGCCCTTGCGCAAAAAGAGTTAGAGAAGAAAGCACGAACGCAGAACGCGGTAGAGCAAGTAATCGAAACTCCTACATCAGTATCCCCTACTCTGGCGCCAACTCGCCACAGTCAGCTAACAGGTAACCACAGCAATATGACTCATGTCCTATCCGCTAAAAATGGCGAGTCTCAAATCGACGCAGCTTCACAGCAGCCGCAAAGCCTCAATCAATGTCAGGTAAGCCAAAACCAAGCGTTTGCTCAAAACCAGCAAGCAGCGCAGCAAGTACACAAAGCATTCCTGCACACACGTGCCCAAGGCATACAGATGGCTGATGCGCTATTAAAAGCACAGCTAAACGCAGTGACGTCTGGTTTAGATAGCTCAGCCGCTTCTCAACAAACGAATGGCCAACAAACGGCAGCTCAGACTGTTCAAGCTCAACCTACTCAGGTTCAGGAAGCACCAGTCAACGTACTTGCAACGCCAGCACCAGTAAAACCTATCCGTAAGCCGTGCATTTGGGATTATGATGATCTGGTTGAGTACGCGGAAGGTGATATTGCGAACGTGTTTGGCCCTGACTACGCGATCATCGATAGCTACGCGCGCCGCGTTCGTTTGCCAACCACCGACTATCTACTGGTATCTCGTGTAACCAAGCTAAACGCGACCGTTAACGAGTACAAGCCAAGCACAATGACCACAGAATACGACATCCCAGTTGATGCGCCGTATCTTGTTGATGGTCAGATCCCATGGGCTGTTGCAGTTGAATCTGGTCAGTGTGACCTAATGCTGATCAGCTACTTAGGCATTGATTTCGAAAACAAAGGCGAGCGTGTTTATCGCCTGCTTGATTGTACGCTGACCTTCCTTGGCGACTTGCCTCGTGGTGGCGATACCCTGCGTTACGACATCTCAATCAATAGCTTTGCTCGCAATGGCGACACGCTACTGTTCTTCTTCTCGTACGAATGTTTCGTTGGCGACAAGATGATCCTGAAAATGGATAACGGTTGTGCGGGCTTCTTCACTGATGAAGAGCTAGCAGATGGCAAAGGTGTGATTCACACTGAAGATGAAATCAAGGCTCGTAAACTGGCGACTAAGCAACGCTTCGACCCTATGTTGCACTGCCCAAAAACCCAGTTTAACCACCAAGAACTGCGCCACCTGCTGACTGCCAACATTGCAGAGTGTTTTGGCCCGACTCACCAATCTGATCGCCACCAGCCTTCTCTATGCTTCAGCTCAGAGAAGTTCATGATGATCGAAAAGGTTAGCCGTGTTGAACCACAAGGCGGCACATGGGGACTTGGCTTAATTGAAGGTCACAAACAGCTTGAGCCTGAGCACTGGTACTTCCCTTGTCACTTCAAAGATGATTCAGTAATGGCTGGATCTTTGATGGCAGAAGGTTGTGGTCAACTGCTTCAATTCTTCATGATGCACCTTGGCATGCACACACTTGTTCAAAATGGTCGTTTCCAACCGCTTGAAAATGCGCCTCAACAAGTACGCTGTCGTGGTCAAGTTCTCCCGCAATCGGCAGAACTGACTTACCGCATGGAAGTGACTGAGATTGGTCTAAGCCCTCGTCCATACGCGAAAGCCAACATCGATATTTTGCTCAACGGCAAAGTGATTGTTGATTTCCAAAACTTGGGTGTGATGATCAAAGAAGATGACGAATGTACTCGTTACCTGCCTTCTTTAGAAACAGCTGTCGCGACCCCTGCTATCGAAAGCTTGGACCATAAAAGCTTGGGCCATACACCAGCAGTGAATCAACAGGCTTCAGCAAATGCGCCGTTGATGGCGCAAATTGAAGATCTAGAAACGGCGCCAAATAAAGGTGTGGTTCCTCTTCAACACGTTGAAGCTCCGGTAACTCCTGATTACCCGAACCGCACACCCGATACAGTTCCATTCACGCCATATCATATGTTTGAGTTCGCGACTGGCGATATCGAGAAATGTTTCGGTCCTGATTTTTCTATCTACCGTGGCATGATCCCACCACGTACTCCGTGTGGCGACCTACAGCTAACTACTCGTGTTGTTGAGATCGACGGTAAGCGTGGAGACTTCAAGAAGCCTTCATCGTGTATCGCAGAGTACGAAGTGCCAGAAAATGCATGGTACTTTGATGAAAACAGCCACCAGACCCTAATGCCTTACTCGGTATTGATGGAGATTTCACTGCAGCCAAACGGCTTTATCTCTGGCTACATGGGCACAACACTGGGCTTCCCAGGTGAAGAACTGTTTTTCCGTAACCTAGATGGTAGCGGCAAAATGCTGCGTAACGTCGACTTGCGAGGCAAAACGATCACCAACGATTCTCGTCTGCTTTCAACAGTAATGATGGGCACCAACATCGTACAGAGCTTCAGCTTCGAACTGAGTACTGACGGCGTGCCTTTCTACCAAGGTACAGCGGTATTTGGTTACTTCAAAGGCGCAGCACTGAAAGACCAACTTGGTTTGGACAACGGTAAAGTGACTCACCCTTGGCACGTTGATAACAACCGTACACCGGATGTAAGGATCAACCTACTAGACAAAACGACGCGTTACTTCAATGCACCCGTTTCGTCTACTGGTGAGGTACAAGAGCACTACAAATTGGCTGGCGGCCGCTTGAACTTTATCGATACTGTGCAGATCACCAGCGATGGTGGTAAAGATGGCCTAGGTTACCTATACGCTGAGCGTACGATTGACCCGAGCGATTGGTTCTTCCAGTTCCACTTCCATCAAGATCCGGTAATGCCAGGCTCTCTAGGTGTCGAAGCGATCATCGAACTGATGCAAACCTATGCGCTAAACAAAGACCTTGGCGCTGGCTTCCGCAATCCGAAGTTTGGTCAAATCCAATCTGAAGTGAAATGGAAATATCGTGGTCAGATTAACCCTCTGAACAAACAGATGTCTCTGGATGTACATATCACTGCGATTAAAGACAAAGACGGCAAACGCATCATCGTTGGCGACGCAAACCTGAGCAAAGATGGCCTGCGTATTTACGAAGTGAAAGACATCGCGATTTGTATCGAAGAAGCCCCTGCTAGCGATAAAGCTTGTGGTATCAAGAAAGCATAA
- the pfaD gene encoding eicosapentaenoate synthase subunit PfaD, which produces MTTQTTINNEKLSPWPWQIEENTTHFDSAAMSTILKDLSLACYVVNHPEKGLGVSQQAEITSGDSASSARSQPVSAFAPALGTQSLGDEDFRRCHGVKYAYYAGAMANGISSEELVIALGQAGILCSFGAAGLIPSRVEQAINRIQAALPNGPYAFNLIHSPSEPALERGSVELFLKHKVKTVEASAFLGLTPQIVHYRAAGLSRDAQGEIQIGNKVIAKVSRTEVASKFMQPAPAKMLQALVDEGRITAEQMELAQLVPMADDITAEADSGGHTDNRPLVTLLPTILALKEQIQAQYQFKTPLRVGCGGGVGTPDAALATFNMGAAYIVTGSINQACVEAGASEHTRKLLSTTEMADVTMAPAADMFEMGVKLQVVKRGTLFPMRANKLYELYTRYDSIEAIPVEERLKLEKQVFRSTLDDIWAGTVAHFNERDPKQIERAEGNPKRKMALIFRWYLGLSSRWSNTGEQGREMDYQVWAGPALGAFNAWAKDSYLDDYQQRNAVDLAKHLMHGAAYLARVNLLTSQGIKLDPELARWKPTQRMA; this is translated from the coding sequence ATGACAACTCAAACTACAATTAATAACGAAAAGCTATCTCCGTGGCCTTGGCAGATTGAAGAGAACACAACTCACTTTGATAGCGCGGCAATGTCGACCATCTTAAAAGACTTAAGCCTTGCTTGTTACGTAGTGAACCACCCAGAAAAAGGCTTAGGCGTAAGCCAACAAGCTGAGATTACATCAGGCGATTCAGCAAGCTCGGCGCGCAGCCAACCTGTTAGCGCCTTTGCTCCAGCTCTTGGTACACAAAGTCTAGGCGACGAAGATTTTCGTCGCTGCCACGGCGTGAAATACGCGTACTACGCGGGCGCAATGGCAAACGGCATCTCATCTGAAGAGTTGGTGATTGCGCTTGGCCAAGCTGGCATTCTTTGTTCATTTGGCGCGGCGGGCTTAATCCCGTCTCGCGTTGAGCAAGCGATCAACCGTATTCAAGCAGCGCTGCCAAATGGTCCTTACGCGTTTAACCTGATTCACAGCCCAAGTGAACCCGCTCTAGAGCGCGGCAGTGTAGAGCTGTTTTTGAAGCACAAAGTGAAAACGGTTGAGGCTTCTGCATTCTTGGGGCTAACACCGCAAATCGTTCACTATCGTGCTGCTGGCCTTAGCCGTGATGCACAAGGCGAAATCCAGATCGGCAACAAAGTCATCGCAAAGGTGAGCCGTACTGAAGTCGCAAGCAAGTTCATGCAACCAGCTCCAGCTAAAATGCTGCAAGCTTTGGTTGATGAAGGTCGAATCACAGCAGAACAGATGGAGCTAGCACAGCTGGTTCCAATGGCGGATGACATTACCGCAGAAGCCGATTCTGGTGGTCACACCGATAACCGTCCACTTGTCACACTTTTACCAACGATTCTTGCACTGAAAGAGCAAATCCAAGCTCAGTACCAATTCAAAACACCGCTGCGTGTTGGTTGTGGTGGTGGTGTCGGCACACCTGACGCTGCTCTAGCGACGTTTAATATGGGCGCGGCATACATCGTTACCGGTTCAATCAACCAAGCGTGTGTTGAGGCTGGCGCGAGCGAACACACACGTAAGCTGCTTTCGACAACCGAAATGGCTGACGTGACGATGGCTCCGGCGGCAGACATGTTCGAAATGGGCGTGAAACTGCAAGTGGTTAAGCGCGGCACTTTATTCCCAATGCGTGCCAACAAACTGTATGAGCTATACACACGTTACGACTCGATTGAGGCAATTCCAGTAGAAGAACGCCTGAAGCTTGAGAAGCAAGTATTCCGTTCAACACTGGATGACATTTGGGCGGGGACTGTGGCGCACTTTAACGAGCGCGATCCTAAACAGATCGAACGCGCTGAAGGCAACCCAAAGCGTAAAATGGCGTTGATTTTCCGCTGGTACTTGGGCCTTTCTAGCCGTTGGTCAAACACCGGTGAACAAGGTCGTGAAATGGATTACCAAGTATGGGCAGGTCCTGCACTTGGCGCATTCAACGCATGGGCAAAAGACAGCTACCTAGACGACTACCAACAGCGTAATGCGGTCGACCTTGCTAAGCACCTGATGCACGGTGCGGCTTACTTAGCACGTGTTAACCTGCTGACTTCGCAAGGTATCAAGCTTGACCCAGAACTAGCACGTTGGAAGCCAACTCAAAGAATGGCGTAA